The following are encoded in a window of Thermodesulfobacteriota bacterium genomic DNA:
- a CDS encoding GNAT family N-acetyltransferase: protein MKGKEEKVLIRSMEPGDIDAVLAIDRKLIGLRRAITYGINEVIGGQFDFSFVSEINDEIIGFVLASVIYFYEPEMVTDACVIQVVGVDPDYWRKGIATRLIQTLLNTSRSKGIKKVRVMVDQNDKQLSSFFQRIGFRHGRFISYSIDV, encoded by the coding sequence ATGAAAGGTAAAGAAGAGAAAGTACTCATTCGGTCTATGGAACCGGGGGATATTGACGCAGTTTTAGCGATTGACCGGAAACTAATCGGACTTAGGAGAGCTATCACCTATGGAATTAACGAGGTCATAGGAGGACAATTTGACTTTAGCTTCGTTTCCGAAATCAATGATGAAATTATCGGTTTTGTCCTTGCATCGGTAATCTATTTCTATGAACCTGAAATGGTTACCGATGCATGTGTTATTCAAGTCGTTGGTGTCGATCCTGATTACTGGCGCAAAGGTATCGCTACCAGGTTGATTCAGACCTTGCTAAATACATCTCGCTCCAAGGGTATTAAGAAAGTCCGTGTGATGGTGGACCAGAACGATAAACAACTCAGTAGTTTTTTCCAGCGCATAGGGTTCAGGCACGGTCGTTTTATATCGTACTCTATAGATGTATGA
- the mtgA gene encoding monofunctional biosynthetic peptidoglycan transglycosylase has translation MFKKWFVIVVVFIVSALFLNICFYFIYPDVSMLKKKRPKKTAIMEYREKEWQRQGKSKKIKYKWVPLSKISPYVIKAVIIAEDDKFWSHEGFDFEAIEKAIEKDIKKKRFKAGGSTISQQLAKNLYLSLSKNPVRKLKEAILTWRIERSLSKRRIIELYLNIAEWGDGMFGIEVAAQHYFGKHASSLTAEEAAKLAAVLPNPKRYNPTGKTRYVLNRSARIYRIMIRRGIVISEYEEVMKEPYDVIGEDLEISEEQQEPDDKDSTDVISNGINKSEENDGRSDNPNKNPDEKQVPTFQ, from the coding sequence ATGTTTAAAAAGTGGTTTGTCATTGTTGTGGTCTTTATTGTCTCGGCGCTGTTTTTGAATATATGCTTTTATTTTATTTATCCCGATGTTTCAATGCTGAAGAAAAAGCGTCCTAAAAAGACGGCTATAATGGAATACCGGGAAAAAGAATGGCAGAGACAGGGTAAAAGTAAAAAAATAAAATATAAATGGGTGCCGCTTTCCAAAATCTCTCCTTATGTGATCAAGGCAGTAATTATTGCAGAAGATGACAAGTTCTGGTCCCATGAGGGTTTTGATTTTGAAGCCATAGAAAAGGCTATTGAAAAGGACATCAAAAAGAAGAGGTTTAAGGCTGGAGGCAGCACCATAAGCCAGCAACTGGCGAAGAATCTTTATTTGTCTCTTTCAAAGAATCCTGTCCGAAAATTGAAAGAAGCGATCCTTACATGGAGGATTGAGAGAAGTCTTTCCAAAAGAAGGATCATCGAACTCTATCTGAACATCGCAGAATGGGGGGATGGCATGTTTGGTATTGAGGTTGCTGCCCAGCATTATTTTGGGAAACATGCTTCATCGCTTACTGCCGAAGAAGCCGCAAAGCTCGCTGCTGTGCTTCCCAATCCGAAACGCTATAATCCGACAGGGAAGACAAGATACGTATTAAACCGCTCAGCAAGAATATACAGGATCATGATAAGAAGGGGTATCGTGATATCCGAATATGAAGAGGTAATGAAAGAACCCTATGATGTAATAGGGGAGGATCTTGAAATATCTGAAGAACAGCAGGAACCAGATGATAAAGATAGCACGGATGTTATATCCAATGGGATTAATAAAAGTGAGGAAAATGACGGACGGTCAGATAACCCTAATAAGAACCCTGATGAAAAACAGGTACCGACATTTCAATGA
- the rpsT gene encoding 30S ribosomal protein S20: MATHKSAMKQDRQSKKRRMRNMRIKSYMKTVIKRVRNAVDEKDMESAGQALVKAIPAIDKAASKGVIHRKTASRKISRLTKRVNSVTSSKAEA; encoded by the coding sequence TTGGCAACTCATAAATCAGCGATGAAGCAAGACAGACAGAGCAAGAAGCGCAGAATGAGAAATATGAGAATCAAGTCTTATATGAAAACCGTGATTAAGAGGGTACGGAATGCCGTTGATGAAAAGGATATGGAAAGCGCTGGTCAAGCTTTAGTAAAGGCTATTCCTGCTATTGATAAGGCAGCCTCAAAGGGCGTAATTCATAGGAAAACCGCTTCAAGAAAGATTTCCCGGCTAACAAAAAGGGTTAACTCAGTAACCTCATCTAAGGCAGAGGCTTGA